Genomic DNA from Bryobacter aggregatus MPL3:
GCCGGGCGAATTGATGTAGATGTTGATGTCCCGGTCCGGGTCTTCACTCGCGAGGAAAAGGATTTGCGCGACGAGGAGATTCGCCACCTGATCGTCAATCGGCGTACCGAGGAAGATGATGTTTTCCTTCAGCAGGCGCGAGTAGATATCGAACGAACGTTCTCCGCGTGTGGTCTGCTCGATCACCATCGGGACGAGAACAGAGTTGTGATATTCGGGGGTATGGCTCTTAGGCATGGGATTCAAGAAACCTTTCAATTACGTCCGCAAAGTCCGGGGGACTGACACATTCCAGCGGGACATCCACCAGCCGCTGCGGGCTGGCGACTTCCACCCTCGGGTACACGCGCTGCAAACGACGAATACTCCTGGGTTAACTGCTGGGAAGTGCACTTCGGACAAGCCAACTCAGTCTGGTCGGCGGGGCGGCGAATCAGTTTTTCAAAACGTGATCCGCAATCTTCGCAAGAGTACTCGTAAATCGGCATAGTTGCTACTGCAATAATGCTAACGCGATTCGATCGATAGCGGCCCTGACCTCTTGGCTAGGCGCGTTGGAGTTGTTGGCGATCACTTGAAATGCGATGGGGCCGTGGCGCTTGGAGTCGGCATAACCAGCGAGTGCAGAGATGTGAGTCAGGCTTCCGGTCTTGGCCTGGATGCGGATGGCCTGGGGCGACCTGTCGAAACGATTGCGCAATGTGCCGTCTTGCGCGCCCACCGGCAGAAGGCTTCGAAACAATTCGAAGTTTTTTTGT
This window encodes:
- a CDS encoding FmdB family zinc ribbon protein — encoded protein: MPIYEYSCEDCGSRFEKLIRRPADQTELACPKCTSQQLTQEYSSFAARVPEGGSRQPAAAGGCPAGMCQSPGLCGRN